The following coding sequences lie in one Syngnathoides biaculeatus isolate LvHL_M chromosome 16, ASM1980259v1, whole genome shotgun sequence genomic window:
- the kdelr3 gene encoding ER lumen protein-retaining receptor 3, which translates to MNVFRLAGDVSHLLAILILLVKIYKSRSCAGISGKSQVLFALVFTTRYLDLFTIFISPYNTVMKVVFLALSYATVYLIYMRFRNTYDSENDSFRVEFLLVPVIGLSLLENYAFTPLEVLWTFSIFLESVAIMPQLFMITKTGEAESITTHYLFFLGLYRALYIVNWVWRYHTEGFFDHIAVVSGVVQTIFYCDFFYLYVTRVLRERGKMSLPMPV; encoded by the exons ATGAACGTATTTCGTCTGGCTGGTGATGTGTCGCATCTGTTGGCCATCCTCATTTTGTTAGTTAAAATATACAAATCCAGATCATGTGCAG GCATCTCTGGAAAGTCTCAGGTGCTGTTTGCACTGGTCTTCACCACCAGATACCTTGACTtattcaccatcttcatttctccttaCAACACAGTGATGAAG GTGGTGTTTTTGGCACTCTCCTATGCTACCGTGTACTTGATATACATGCGCTTCAGGAATACTTACGACTCTGAGAACGACTCATTCCGTGTGGAGTTCCTGTTGGTGCCAGTTATTGGTCTGTCCTTACTGGAAAACTACGCATTCACACCCTTGGAG GTTCTATGGACCTTCTCGATCTTCCTGGAGTCTGTGGCCATAATGCCACAACTGTTCATGATCACCAAGACGGGCGAGGCTGAGTCCATCACCACCCACTACTTGTTCTTCCTTGGGCTGTACAGAGCCCTCTACATCGTCAACTGGGTGTGGCGCTACCACACGGAGGGCTTCTTCGACCATATTGCAGTCGTGTCTGGTGTTGTCCAGACCATTTTCTACTGTGACTTCTTCTACCTTTACGTTACAAGAG TGttaagagagagaggaaaaatgagCCTGCCGATGCCCGTCTAG
- the LOC133514887 gene encoding GTPase IMAP family member 7-like, translating to MSTSDIASSPQACDASLSTSDTELRLALLGKTGSGRSSSGNTILGRSAFRVDVSPCSVTTCCMKETGTFGVRRISVTDTPGFFHTHLSTQEVIRELGGTVDLSSLGLHALLVTLQPGRFTQEERDVLEWIKATFGPGATAFILVLFTWGDQLGGKRLEDFLEQNDELSAFVGSCQGGFHVFDNTEHENATGCSQQVEQLLRKIDKVVADNGGACYSSDMFKEAENAIRVAQERILEKRQDRWLHMESEETGGPEPALQTRQRKEEEEARRRAERLFWCELLTALGKGAAEGAGIAERDKDKGTTLKKVKVVEKAAALVASPFSISSAAKVVGGAVREGSKVLYKHRKTFLH from the exons ATGTCAACATCTGATATTGCTTCGTCACCTCAAG CCTGCGATGCTTCTCTGTCCACATCGGACACCGAGCTGCGGCTTGCTCTTCTAGGAAAGACGGGATCAGGAAGGAGCTCCTCAGGCAACACCATCCTGGGAAGGTCCGCCTTCAGGGTGGATGTCTCCCCATGCTCCGTCACCACTTGCTGCATGAAAGAGACTGGGACATTCGGCGTGAGGCGCATCTCTGTGACTGACACGCCAGGGTTCTTCCACACACATTTGTCCACTCAGGAGGTTATAAGAGAATTGGGAGGGACTGTTGACCTGTCTTCTCTTGGACTGCATGCATTATTGGTGACCCTGCAGCCTGGAAGGTTCACCCAGGAAGAGAGAGATGTCCTTGAGTGGATCAAGGCAACATTTGGACCTGGAGCCACCGCATTTATATTGGTGCTGTTCACATGGGGAGACCAGCTGGGAGGAAAACGCCTCGAAGACTTTCTGGAGCAGAACGACGAGTTGTCGGCATTTGTTGGCAGCTGTCAAGGAGGATTTCATGTCTTTGATAATACCGAGCATGAGAATGCGACCGGATGCTCTCAACAGGTGGAGCAACTTCTGAGAAAGATAGACAAGGTTGTGGCAGATAACGGAGGCGCCTGCTATAGCAGTGATATGTTCAAGGAGGCAGAAAACGCCATCAGGGTTGCCCAGGAGAGGATTCTAGAAAAAAGACAAGACAGGTGGCTTCATATGGAGAGTGAGGAAACGGGGGGGCCAGAGCCAGCGTTACAGACGAGGCAGaggaaggaagaagaggaggccaGGCGGAGGGCAGAGAGGCTCTTCTGGTGTGAGCTGTTGACTGCGTTAGGAAAGGGTGCAGCAGAAGGGGCTGGGATCGCTGAGAGAGACAAGGACAAAGGTACAACGTTGAAAAAAGTCAAGGTGGTGGAGAAGGCGGCGGCTCTGGTCGCCTCACCGTTCTCCATCAGTTCGGCTGCGAAAGTGGTGGGAGGCGCTGTGAGAGAGGGAAGTAAGGTGCTTTACAAGCATCGTAAAACATTCCTACACTAA